From a region of the Penaeus vannamei isolate JL-2024 chromosome 2, ASM4276789v1, whole genome shotgun sequence genome:
- the LOC113805241 gene encoding exonuclease 3'-5' domain-containing protein 2 codes for MAGKWVKEHAHIACIALASAGISYGLYHHKEAVRKLCSKRLTGGIKKAEREIHIVTNSKEWLEIFPALLRQVKYDGAVGFDCEWVHVKKQRRPVALLQLASSFGMCVLVRLSQMKDDIPVTLKEFLEDGTVLKVGVDSLKDGYYLAADYGLMVHGCVDLRHLARQDQQAGDQAKPSTKKQLNGKGLNALTEMYLDRSLDKSWRVRASDWEAEKLTQRQIKYAAEDALSGIHILIKILDCYWQPSSLTLSIAPEAYWYQEVQSAIQRMCHQWIDRKFTDVKTDFTPSAGKSYIQPAVPAKMKKIKDGFSARKGPHYYNSLLYAPDNQLLCTCDSKKALWYVAKGLGEIVSEDPLTVRLKFEPTGRPQYQEGDGEFYLQERLNICVVCGKGEKLMKKNVVPHEYRKHFPDILKTHQSHDVILLCSDCFQTSNGEDDLLRSQLAEECDAPIGIEHDNQVQVERECKLVRNAGRTLLRTGDTLPEERVKALEKIIMKYYEVDFITKDHLEQATNMKVKVSNDKYRIHGQKVYERYEKIGIMKLEQRWRKHFLESMKPQHLPKCWSVMHNMFKMRQKMSFLPLDHPDRRKFQIALVGSEGHIEVPYMPPPAKQSLGDFSYEENGDAMIFEA; via the exons ATGGCAGGGAAATGGGTGAAAGAACATGCTCATATTGCATGTATTGCTCTTGCAAGTGCAGGGATTTCCTATGGCTTGTATCACCATAAAGAAGCAGTGAGAAAACTTTGTTCAAAGCGCCTCACAGGAGGTataaagaaagcagagagagaaatccaCATTGTTACAAATTCTAAAGAATGGTTGGAGATATTTCCAGCTCTTTTAAG ACAAGTAAAATATGATGGTGCAGTTGGGTTTGACTGTGAATGGGTTCATGTCAAAAAACAACGTCGTCCTGTAGCTCTTCTGCAGTTAGCCTCCTCCTTCGGAATGTGTGTGCTCGTACGATTATCACAGATGAAAGATGACATTCCAGTGACATTGAAG gaATTCTTAGAAGATGGCACAGTGCTGAAGGTGGGAGTTGACTCACTGAAAGATGGATATTATCTTGCAGCAGACTATGGACTGATG GTGCATGGCTGTGTTGATTTACGTCATTTAGCTCGACAAGACCAGCAGGCAGGTGACCAGGCCAAACCTTCCACCAAAAAACAGTTAAATGGCAAAGGATTGAATGCACTAACAGAGATGTATCTTGATCGCTCTTTAGATAAGAGCTGGAGAGTGAGAGCCAGTGATTGGGAGGCTGAAAAACTCACCCAAAGACAG ATAAAATATGCAGCAGAGGATGCCTTGTCAGGAATCCACATCCTGATAAAGATATTAGATTGTTACTGGCAACCATCATCTCTCACATTATCTATTGCTCCAGAAGCCTATTGGTACCAAGAAGTACAGTCTGCTATACAAAGAATGTGTCACCAGTGGATTGACAGAAAGTTTACAGATGTGAAAACAGATTTTACACCAA gtGCTGGCAAAAGTTACATTCAGCCTGCAGTACCtgcaaagatgaagaaaatcaAAGATGGATTTTCAGCACGTAAAGGACCACATTACTACAACAGTCTACTTTATGCACCAGATAATCAGCTGTTGTGTACATGCGACTCCAAAAAAGCCTTGTGGTACGTTGCAAAGGGCTTAGGTGAAATTGTTTCTGAAGATCCTCTCACTGTTCGCCTTAAATTTGAGCCTACTGGACGACCACAGTAccaggaaggagatggggagttTTACCTTCAAGAACGTCTCAATATATGTGTGGTATGTGGCAAAGGAGAGAAGTTAATGAAGAAGAATGTTGTTCCTCATGAGTATCGCAAACATTTTCCAGATATTTTAAAGACTCACCAAAGTCATGATGTTATTCTTTTATGCAGTGATTGCTTTCAAACTAGTAACGGTGAGGATGATCTCTTGCGATCACAGCTTGCTGAAGAGTGTGATGCCCCCATTGGAATTGAACATGACAACCAGGTTCAGGTTGAACGAGAATGTAAATTAGTGCGAAATGCAGGTAGAACATTGCTTAGAACTGGAGACACCCTTCCAGAAGAAAGAGTGAAGGCATtagaaaagataattatgaaatatTATGAAGTAGATTTCATTACAAAAGACCACCTTGAACAAGCAACAAACATGAAAGTAAAAGTGTCAAATGACAAGTATCGTATTCATGGACAGAAAGTATATGAAAGGTATGAAAAAATTGGAATCATGAAATTGGAACAAAGGTGGCGCAAACATTTCCTTGAAAGTATGAAACCACAGCATCTTCCAAAATGCTGGTCAGTTATGCACAACATGTTTAAAATGCGTCAAAAAATGAGCTTTCTTCCCCTTGATCACCCTGATCGCAGGAAGTTTCAGATTGCATTGGTTGGTTCTGAGGGCCACATTGAAGTGCCGTATATGCCTCCCCCAGCCAAGCAAAGTCTTGGAGATTTTTCTtatgaagaaaatggagatgCAATGATTTTTGAAGCTTAG